The Pseudomonas bijieensis DNA window ACTTCATCACCTGCACGCCACCGACGGCCACGTCGGCCGAGCGGCGCAGCATGTTGAACATGCTGATGCGGGTATAGCGGGCGAAACGCTCGTTGATCATTTCCAGGGTCGGCATGCGTCCGCGAACGATGCGATCCTGGCTGGTCAGGTCGTAGCTTTTGACGCTGCCCGGTTCAGCAGCGTTTTCGGTCTGCACCAGGCCATCGTCGACACCATGTAGCAGCGCGTCGATTTCGTCCTGGGACAACAGGTCCTGCACGGCCATGTCGTGTTCCTACTGCAATACGAAGTTAGTGAAAAGCAGCTGTTCGATCACCACTTTGCCGAGCTCTTTCTGAGCCACTTCCTGCACACTGGCCGTGGCTTTCTGACGCAGCATTTCCTGACCGACCGGGGTGGCCAGGGTGTCGAAATTCTGTCCGGAAAACAGCATCACCAGGTTATTGCGGATCAGCGGCATGTGCACCCGCAGCGCTTCCAGGTCAGCCTGGTTGCGACCCAGCAGGGTGATGCTGACCTGCATGTAGCGTTGACGACCGTTCTGGGTGTAGTTGGCCACGAAGGCTGGCGCCATCGGCTCGAAAATCGCCGGTTGCTTGCCCACTGGTGCGGCTTCGACCGCCACCGCCGGCTTGCTTTGGGCGCTGTGCATGAAATACCAGGTCGCCCCCACCGAAACGCCGATCGCCAGGAGCAAACCCACCACGATCATGATGATCAGCTTGAGTTTGCCTTTGGTTGCAGGGTCTTTTTACAGCTGCTGCTTCACTCTTCGCCATGCCAATAATCCGTCACTAATCGGGGTTTTCACTGTTGCACGGCAAGGCTGGAGCAAGTGTTATGCCAGAAGTGTCGGCGCTTAAGATGACGGGCAGACGCGATCTTCAATCCCCATAAAAACAAAGTGGGAGCGAGCCTGCTCGCGATAGCAGTGGATCAGCCCACGCAAGGGTGACTGACAATCCGCTATCGCGAGCAGGCTCGCTCCCACAGGGGCGAGCATCGTTGGGTCAGGCGTAGTAATCGACCGCGCTGGTGCCGATGACACTGGTCGTGCTGACGGCCGCTTCAGCAATGCTGGCCGTGCCAGCGTCGTCCGCCGAATCCACCCGCCCACCGGACGACGTGGTGCGCCCCGCCTGGGCTTGCTGCTGGGCCTGCTGCCCCCTGGTTCTGCGAGCCACGGGACTGGTCCGATACACTGACGTCGACCTGGCCCATGCCCTGCTGGGCAAAACTGTCCCGCAGGCGATGCAACTGACCTTCGAGGGCTTCGCGAACGCCGGAGTGGGCGCTCATGAACGTGACCTGGGTCTGCTGGTCCGGAACCATGTTCACCCGGATATCCAGGCGCCCGAGCTCGGCGGGTTGCAACTGGATATCGGCCGCCTTGAGATTGACGCTGGACAGGTACATCACCCGGTTGACCACCTCTTCGGTCCAACCGTTCTGATTCATTGCGATAGGCTGGTTGACCGGCACCGCATTGGCGGTTTTAGGCGTAGCGGCCTGGGTCAGTGCGGCCAAGCGGTTGGCGAAATCGTCCACGCGAGTGTCACTGGAAGCGGCGCCCAGGTCCTTGAGGCCTTCGCTGATCAAGCCACCGAATGCCTTGTCGCCACCCTGGCTGCCGGGCCCGGTACTGTTCTGGTCGGCTTGCACAGTAAGCATGCTCGCCATACCGGCGGCAAAGGTTTGTGCCGAAGTCGGCTCACCATCGAGCGACGCCGGGGCCGCGCTCTTGGGTTGGGCCTGGCTGGTGGCGGAAACATGGCCGCCCTGCTCCATCGCCAAGCGCAAGGCTGGCAACGCGTCGAGTGGGTCTGCTTCAGGATCGAAGGCGGGATCATCCACCGGGACCGCCGCCTGGGTCACCTGGACCGGTGCGGCCAAGGGGGCAACCGGCGCCGCTACTGCCGTACCCAGCTGGGTGTCAGTCGTGACCGCCACAGGTGCAGGTTCCGCCGTGGCTGTCGCCACCGGCACCGCCATGTCCGGCAGCAGTCCTGGATCAAGGCTCGGATCGATAGGCGCAGCATCGGCAACTGGCGTTTGCGCAGGGTCGGCGTTGTCGTCACTGGCGGCGTTATCGTCGGCGCTGGCCGGTTTTTCCGTGGGCAAGGGTTTGCCGCTATCGGCAACCGTCGGCTCCGGGGCGGCAGGGGTCTGGTTGCCAGTGTCTTTTTTGACGGTGTTGTCGGCAGCCTTGTCGCGTACCGATTTCACCGATGGCTCAGGGGCCGCAGCCGATTTGGCAGGCGCCTGCTTGGCGAAGACTTGAGCGAAGCTGGAGGCTCTATCCCCGAGTTCCGGGGCCGCTGCCGGTGAATTGACGGCGACCTGGGGCTTGGCCTGGACAGAGGCCTGAAGCAGTGTGTTGGGGGTAACAGGCATAAAAGGGTCTCCGCTGCACTGGAATCATAGGTACAGTCGAGACTAGGCAATGCAAGGCACGGGCCAACGTCTGCCCGACCGTCGAATCTCAGCAGTGAAAGCCTTCACGCTCTTCCCTGCAAAGCTTGCGGACATGAGCAAATTCATTGTCGATTTCGTTGACCAGCTTTTCGATACCGCCCAATGACGGTTGCTTGGCACGCTGTTCCAGCTCGCCGCACAGCTCGGCCAGGCGGATGGCGCCCATGTTGCTGCTGCTGCCCTTGAAGCTGTGGGCCGTGGCGCTCAGTTTTTCAGCATCCCGTGCTTCATGCAGCACCCGCAGGCGAGCCTCGGAGTCGTTGAGAAACGTATCCAGCAACTCCAGATACCCCTCCTCCATGACTTCCTTCAACGTGCTGAGCACGTCGCGGTCCAGATGAATCTCGTTCACTTGTTCGCTCCCTGATCAAGAATGGCCCCGATTATGCCAGAGCCTCCCAGAAAAACTCCACGCGCGCACTACGACCATCGTCTGACCAACTGGCCTGGTGGCTCAACTGGCGTACCAGGCTCACGCCGCGCCCCGACAACCGATCACTGTCCACGGGCCGCGCCAGCACCCTGGCGACATCAAAACCCTCGCCACTGTCTTCGACTTCGATGGCCAGGCGACCACCCTCGCCATCTGGCGAGACATGCAAGTGCACCCGAACGTAACCGTCGCTC harbors:
- a CDS encoding Hpt domain-containing protein codes for the protein MNEIHLDRDVLSTLKEVMEEGYLELLDTFLNDSEARLRVLHEARDAEKLSATAHSFKGSSSNMGAIRLAELCGELEQRAKQPSLGGIEKLVNEIDNEFAHVRKLCREEREGFHC
- the fliL gene encoding flagellar basal body-associated protein FliL, encoding MIIMIVVGLLLAIGVSVGATWYFMHSAQSKPAVAVEAAPVGKQPAIFEPMAPAFVANYTQNGRQRYMQVSITLLGRNQADLEALRVHMPLIRNNLVMLFSGQNFDTLATPVGQEMLRQKATASVQEVAQKELGKVVIEQLLFTNFVLQ